Genomic segment of Pacificitalea manganoxidans:
ACGACCCCGCCCAAGGGCGTGTCGTGGAACCGGCGTTCCCATGTGCTGTCAAAAACCAGCGTTGGCTGGGTGCGATTGTTTTCGGTCGAGCGCAGGGAATAGTAATTCACGAACTCCGCAGTGATCAGTTCGTCGCGCTTGACCCGCTGCAATTCGATGGCGCTGTCGAGCCGGTCTTTCGACGAGTAATCGTAATCGAGCAGGTAGCCGTTATCCGTCACCGTTTCGATATCGAAGGTCAGCTCAAAGTCGCGGGGCAGGTCGAACGCGCCTTCTGCAAAGAGATAGGCGCGGGTCTCATCGTCCAGAATATCGTCCTGCGTGATCGCCCCGTTCAATTCGATATCGCCATTGCGGAACGCCTGCCGGTAGCGCAGTTCCACGGTGCGGGTGAAATTCGACGACAGATAGGGCGTCACGGTCAGGTCGCGGTGATCGCCCAGCGTGATAAAATAGGGCAGCTTGATCCCGAAACCCAACTGGTCGGTCGAGCGGAATTCAGGCGTCAGCAGGCCGGTCGCGCGCTCCAGCGAAGGGTCGGGCAGGCGCAGGCGCGGCAGATAGAACACCGGCACACCGGCGATTTCGAACCGCGCGTTGTGGAAATAAAGCTGCTGCGCGTCTTCGTCATGAATGATGCGTTCGGCGCGGATCTGCCACAGCGGCACCGGGTTCGATGCGCAGACGGTGCAGGACGAGGCCACGGCCTTATATAGCTGGGTGTAGCGCCCGCCGACGCGGTTGATTTCGGTCGCGGCCAGTTGCAATTGCTGGGCCAGCACCATCCGAGCGGAGCGTAGGATGCCGTTTTGCAGATCATCGGACAGTTCCGCCTGCGACGCGACAAGGATGGTGCCGTCATCGGTCACCATATAGATCGGGCCGTCGATCGTCAGTTGGTCGGCGCTGGCATCATAGGTGATGGTCTGGGCCTTCAGGCGGATGCCATCGACCAGCACCTCCACCGCGCCGGACGCGATCAGGCGGTTGTCGCCCGCGATCTCGACCCGGTCGGCGATCAGCATGGCGGTGTCGTTTTCCGCCGCGCGGCCTTCGGCGGGCACCAGCATCTGCGCGGGGGCGGTGACGGGCAGGATCAGCCCCGCGCCCAGCGTGGTGGCGGCAAGCAGGGCGGCATGGGCCGGGCTTAGAAGGGCACGCATCACCCGTCCTCCAGATGAAACAGCAGACCAAGCGAAAGCAGGATCGCGGCCACGGGCGGCGACCATGCCGCCAGCGCCACCGGGATCTGACCGTTTTCGCCGAGAATCTGCGCGAAGTTGCGGATGAAAAAGACGCCAAGCCCCAGCAGCAGCGCCGACAGCACCATCACCCCGGTGCGACCGAACCGGGTGTGGCGCATGGTAAAGGCCGCGCCGATCAGCAGCATGGCCAGCAGAAAGACCGGCGTCGCCAACTGCATCTGCAACCAGACCCGGTGCAGCCGCGCGGAAAACCCGGCCCGGTCCAGCGACGCGATGAAGGCGGGCAATTCCCAGATCGGGATCGCTGACGGATCGCCAAAGCTGTCGCGGATCTGGTCGCGGGTCAGGGTGGAGGCAAGGCTGTAGGTGTCAAGCACCTGCGCGTCCCGCTCGGGATTGGTGCTGCCGACGAGATCCCAGACCTTGGCCGAGCGCATCTGCCATTCGCCGGTCGCCAATTCCGCGCGCTCCGCCTCGATCCGGCTGACGGGCGTGCCGGTCGGATCGATGCCGATGAAGGTGACGTCATAGAACACGGTGCCGTCGGGATTGGCCCGCTCCGCCCGGATCACGGTTTGCCCGTCGGGATTGCCCTGCCGCAGCCACAGCCCCTCCTCGGAGACCGACAGCACCCGGCGACCGCCGCTGTCGAGCTGTTCGGACCGCAGATCGTATTGCACCTTGGTCGCCGCGACGATCGGGTTGAACACCGTTACCGCCAGCGCGCCCAGCAGCAGCGCCCCGATCCCCGGCGCGACCAGCGCGCGGATCGCGGAACGCCCGGCGGCGCGGGTCACGACCATCTCGGACGTCCGCGCAAGCCCCAGAAACAGCGTCAGCGTGGCAAGGATCACCACCAGCGGCAAAATGGAATAGAGCGTCTCCGGCATCGCCAGCAGCGCCAGTTCCAGCGCGGTGGCAAAGCCAAGCGCGTCGCCTTCGAAGCGGCGGAACTGTTCGACCAGATCCAGCAGCGTCAGCAGCCCCAGAAACACCGCAAAGACGGTGCCGAAAGCGTAGAAGAACTTGCGCGCGAAATAGAGGTGCAGCTTCATGCGGGCTGGCCTCCGGCAGGGGATTTGCGCCTGCGTCGGAACAGGGCGGGTCGCCCGGCGAGCCATAGCATCACCACGGACATCCCCCCGCCCATCACGGTAGGCAGGTAGACCAGCGGCCACGCGGCGGGATCATTGCGCGCCACACCCGCCGCCGCCGTTTCCAGCATCTGAACGACGATCAGCAACACCACCGCCAGCACGATCTGCCGCCAGACGCCAAAGCGGCTGAACTGGCCCAGCATCAGCGCGGAAAACCCGATCAGCGCGGTCACCAGCGCCTGCAACGGCTGCACCATGCGCAGGTGGCCCTCGTAGTGGAAGATCGACGCGTCGCGGCGGGTGGCGTCCAAGGCGGCCTGCGTCGGACTGAACAGCATCGGGGTGCTGTATTCCCGCACATCCCGGCGCGAGCGGCCATTGCCGGTGATCAGATCGCCGATGTCATAGGCGGAATCGCTGAACCGGGTGACGAACAGGCGCTGCGTCGCTTCGGTAAAGGTCTGGGCGCTGCCATCGAACATGATGAGCTTGGGCCCGTCATCGCGGCGCAACAGCAGCGCGCGCTTGGCCATATAGGTCGTGCGTTGTCCGGCGGTGCGGGCGTCCGACAGGAACACATCCAGCAATTCGCCCTGCGCGCTGATCTCCCGAATATAGAAGGTGATGCCATCGGCGGGGTGCAGGAACTGCCCCTCGGTCAGAAACCGCGCGGTGATGTCATTGGCGATCTCGCCTTCGCGGTCGGCCAGCTGGGTGCGGCTGATGGGGACCAGCACATGCACCAGAACCGCCATCAGCAACGCCACCAGCAGCCCGAACATCGCCACCGGGCGCGCCAGCCGAAACGGCGAGAAGCCCGACGACTGCACCACGACCAGTTCGCTTTCCGAGGTCAGCCGATTGGTGACATAGACCGCAGCGATGAAGGCCGCGATGGGTAGCACCAGCCGGATCACATTGGGCAGAGAAAGCGCGGTGAATTCCAGAAACACGCCGGCGGATTGGCCATCCGCGATCAATTCGTCAAACAGCGACACCGCCCGGTTGACCCAGTAGACCGACACCAGCACCAGTGCGAAGAATCCAAACAGCACCATGAGCTGCGACAGGACGTATCTGTCAAATCTCGGCACGTTCGGACTGCTCCCCGATGCTGCGGCACAGGCCCCGCCCGGACCCGCCCCGGCGCGTTGATCGCGCCTGTTCCCTCGTCCGTGCGACCCTATCCGATAGGCGGCGGCGGGCAAACCGGAAAACCCCCGTCAGAACACCGATCGGCGGCAGGTGGTGCACGCACGCAAAGGTTCCGGCGGGGGAAGGGCGATCCCAGGATCACGGGGAGGGGCGCGTGGGGCGGGCTCGGGCGAGGCGCGCCGCTGAGCTGTGGTCAGATGCTGGCTCGCGCGGCGCGGTTGCCGCGATAGCCAGCATTGCGCCTGACTGATGTGAGCATCCGGCGCGATCCTAGTCGGCGATCACGTCCTGACGCTGGGTGCCCAAGCCCTCGATGCCCAACTCGACGACATCGCCGGGCTGCAGGAAACGGGGTGGTTTCTGCCCCAGCCCAACGCCCGGAGGTGTGCCAGTAGAAATGATGTCTCCGGGGTGCAGGGTAAAGAAGTTGCTCAGATAGGAAATCAAATGCGCGATCCCGTAGATCATTGTGGCCGAGGACCCGTTTTGCATGCGCTCTCCGTTCACTGTCAGCCACATAGGGAGGTTCTGAGGGTCGTCGACCTCGTCGGGCGTCACAAGCCAAGGGCCCGTCTGGCCGAAGTTGTCGCAGGATTTGCCTTTCGTCCATTGACCGGAGCGGGCCGTTTGAAAGTCGCGCTCGTACACGTCGTTGATGACGCAATATCCGGCAACATGGTTCAGCGCATCCTGTTCGGAAACATACTTGGCCGGCTTCCCGATCACGATGCCCAGTTCGACCTCCCAATCGGTCTTTTCCGAACCGCGAGGGATAATGATCGGATCGTTCGGCCCGCAGACGGCGCTGCTGGCCTTCATGAAGATGATGGGTTCCGGCGGAACAGTCGCCCCTGCTTCTGCTGCGTGGTCGGAATAGTTCAGCCCGATGCAGATGAATTTTCCCACCGCCCCGACACAGGCGCCGAGCCGGGGGTGACCCTCGACAATGGGCAGATCGTCCATCGTGATGGGAAGGTCACGCAGCCGCGTCAGCACGTCCCCTGCAAGGTCGTCGATCACACCGGACAGGTCGCGGCAGTTCCCATCGTCATCAATCAGGCCGGGTTTCTCATGGCCGCGGTCGCCGAATCTTACAAACTTCATGACATTTCCTTTCGGGGCTGGCGGGCGTTGTTTTCCCGCGAGACGGTTTTGTGGGGAGGGGCGTTGACAGGTCAGCGCACAAGGAAGAGCGCGATGTCAGGCACGAAAAATACCAGCATCAGGACCGCAATCTGCAACAGGATGAACGGGCCAAAGGATCGGTAGATCGTCGGCAGATCGATCTCTGGCGGGGCGACGCTTTTAAGGAAGAACGCGGCGGAGCCGAATGGCGGCGACAGGAAGGCGACCTGCATGCTCATGCTGAACAACACGCCGAACCAGACCGGATCGAAGCCGTAGCTGCGCACGATCGGCATGAAAATCGGCATCGTGAGCAGGATGATCCCGATCCAGTCCATGAACATCCCCAGAATGAAGAAGATCAGCAGCATGATGAGGATCGTGCTCGATGGTGACAGGTTCATATCTGCGAGAAGGGACGCAATGTAGCGATTGCCACCGGAGAGACTGAACGCGCCCGCCAGCACCGTCGCACCGAACACGACCCACATGATCGCACCGGTGGATCGGAAAGTGCCCTCCATGGCACCTGCAAAAAGATCGAACTGAAATTCCCCGCGGATCGCGATGATCAGCAGGGTGACGCCGACCCCCATGGCCGCGGCTTCGGTGATCCCGGTAATGCCGCCGTAGATCGAGCCCATCACAACCGTGACGATGAGCAGCGGTGGCACCAGACCATGCGCGATGATCAGATCCTGACGTTTCTGGGTGATCAAGATTGCGATCAGTTGGAGCGCCGCGCAGGTTCCAATGCCGATGCTGACAGAAGTGGCCCCCTCCGCGCCGGCCTGAGCGCCAATGACCCCTGCCGCCCCACCAATGGCAAACGGGGCCAAGGTCAGCGTCATTTCGATCAACGGGTGCCCGCCCCGTTCTTGCGGTGTCGCAGGCGGGCGCTCGACCACCGGTGCGAGTGCGGGGTTCAGGTTAACCCGGATAATGATGTAGCCGATAAAGACAGCCCCGAGGAGCAATCCGGGAACAACGGCGGCGACGAACATGTCATTGATCGATGTCTGCGTGATCAGCCCATACATGATAAGCACGACCGAAGGCGGTATCATCGTCCCAAGCGAGCCGCAGGCGCAGATCGTCCCGATCGTCAGATGCTTGTCATAGCCGAGGCGCAGCATCTGAGGCAGCGCAACCAAGCCCAGCAGCACAATTTCGCCCCCGATGATGCCGGACATTGCGGCCATGATGACGGCCATGCCCGCGGTGGTGACCGCGACGCCCCCCCTGATCCGGCACAAAAGCAGATTGAGGGCATCATACATGCGCTGCGCGATGGCGCTTCGCTCCAGCAGCATCGACATGAAGATAAACAGCGGCACGGCAAGAAGCGAAAAGGTTACGGCAAGATCGTAGATGCGCTGGGCGATCAGCGACAATCCGGCAGGGCCAAAGTTGATCCACAAAAGCGCGGCACCAATTGCGCCGGTGGAAAAGCCTAACGGCACACCGGCGATCAGCAGCACCACGAGCAGCGCGAACGCGAGAACGATGATTTCGGATGACATTTAACGGTCCTCGCTCGCGGCAGGGCGGCGGTGATAGGTCTCGACGAAGTTCAGCACGCTTTGCAAAAGCACCAACACCGAGACGATGAGGATCAGCGGCTTGATCGTAGCTGGGACGGGGGGATTGAAGGCGGTGCCGAGGCTCTCCCAGTTCAACAGGGCCTCCAAGGCACCATCGAGCCCGCCCGCGACTATCGCCACCACATAGGCGGTGAGCACGATCAGCGAGAAAAGCTCGCAAATCATGCGGGCCTTCACAGGCAGGTAGTCCACCACGGTCGTGATACTGATATGCGCGCGCTGTTGGGTCGCGTAGAGCCCGGCGACAAGGTAGATGATCGCGGCGAGCCAAACCGAAAATTCGTTGACCCAGATCGTCGGGCCCGCAAACACATAGCGCTTGATCACTTCGTAGATCATCGCAGCCGCGATAACGGGCAGCAAAAGCATGGTGATCCGCGACGCAATGCCCAGCAGGCGCGACGTCATCGGGGTCGTTCTGGACCCGACCACCCACGAAAGAAATTTGCCGATTTGCATGTAAGAGCCCCCCATTTGGTCACAGCGGCGCTGTGGGTCCGACGCGGCTCAGCCACGCCTCTAGGCGCGGCTGAGCCGTAGGTTCACTCGAGGATGCCGAGTTTGCGCATGTAGTCGGAATGCGCTTCGACGATCTCGATGGCGAGGTCATTGCCTGCCGCATAGTCCATCCAGCTGGACCGGGCAGCTTCGCGGAACTTCTGTCGGTCCTCCGCGCTCCAGTCCTGAATGGTGACGCCGGCATCGGTCAGTTCGACGAGCGCCTGACTGTCCAGCACCTCGGCAGTGACGGCGAGATCGAGGGCGAGCTTCTTCAGGGCCACCTCCATCATGCGCTGCATTGCCTCGGGCAGTTCGTTCCACGCGTCCTTACGGCAGGCGAGGTGCTCAGTCGGCATGGCGTGAAAGCCGGGGAACGTCGCGTATTTGGCCCGGTCAAACAGACCCAGCGACACATTGGTGCTCAGCGTCGAGGCATCGGCGCCGTCGATCACCCCAGTTTCCAGCGCGGTCGGAACCTCGCCAAAATCCATCACGACAGGACGCGCGCCGAAGGAGGCGAAGATGCTGCTTTCAAGTCCGGGGGGCGACCGGAATTTCCATGCATCGAGGTCATCAACCCCGGCGAGCGAAGCGACGGACACAAGGGATTCGTGCCCTTGCAGCCACCAGCCGACGAACTGCATGTCATACTCGTCATAGAGTTTCTGCGTCAGTTCGCGCCCGCTGCCGTGGTCGAGCCACGACAGCATCTGATACGGCGTTTCATAGCCGCCCATGATGTCGCCGACGAACTGAAACGCCGAATTTTTCCCGGCGTTGTTCGTGGGGCCCGTCATATCGCAGTCGAGGATACCTTGCGTCGTGGCGCCAAAGGTCTGAGACGCCGCGACCACCTCGCTGGAATAGTGCATCTGAAT
This window contains:
- the lptG gene encoding LPS export ABC transporter permease LptG, which codes for MKLHLYFARKFFYAFGTVFAVFLGLLTLLDLVEQFRRFEGDALGFATALELALLAMPETLYSILPLVVILATLTLFLGLARTSEMVVTRAAGRSAIRALVAPGIGALLLGALAVTVFNPIVAATKVQYDLRSEQLDSGGRRVLSVSEEGLWLRQGNPDGQTVIRAERANPDGTVFYDVTFIGIDPTGTPVSRIEAERAELATGEWQMRSAKVWDLVGSTNPERDAQVLDTYSLASTLTRDQIRDSFGDPSAIPIWELPAFIASLDRAGFSARLHRVWLQMQLATPVFLLAMLLIGAAFTMRHTRFGRTGVMVLSALLLGLGVFFIRNFAQILGENGQIPVALAAWSPPVAAILLSLGLLFHLEDG
- a CDS encoding TRAP transporter small permease subunit, producing MTSRLLGIASRITMLLLPVIAAAMIYEVIKRYVFAGPTIWVNEFSVWLAAIIYLVAGLYATQQRAHISITTVVDYLPVKARMICELFSLIVLTAYVVAIVAGGLDGALEALLNWESLGTAFNPPVPATIKPLILIVSVLVLLQSVLNFVETYHRRPAASEDR
- the dctP gene encoding TRAP transporter substrate-binding protein DctP produces the protein MKKVRWKACAIMPAVAMCGMAGIASAAELRIQTHYASESPAGKLVAQFVDDVETMSGGELAIQMHYSSEVVAASQTFGATTQGILDCDMTGPTNNAGKNSAFQFVGDIMGGYETPYQMLSWLDHGSGRELTQKLYDEYDMQFVGWWLQGHESLVSVASLAGVDDLDAWKFRSPPGLESSIFASFGARPVVMDFGEVPTALETGVIDGADASTLSTNVSLGLFDRAKYATFPGFHAMPTEHLACRKDAWNELPEAMQRMMEVALKKLALDLAVTAEVLDSQALVELTDAGVTIQDWSAEDRQKFREAARSSWMDYAAGNDLAIEIVEAHSDYMRKLGILE
- a CDS encoding TRAP transporter large permease is translated as MSSEIIVLAFALLVVLLIAGVPLGFSTGAIGAALLWINFGPAGLSLIAQRIYDLAVTFSLLAVPLFIFMSMLLERSAIAQRMYDALNLLLCRIRGGVAVTTAGMAVIMAAMSGIIGGEIVLLGLVALPQMLRLGYDKHLTIGTICACGSLGTMIPPSVVLIMYGLITQTSINDMFVAAVVPGLLLGAVFIGYIIIRVNLNPALAPVVERPPATPQERGGHPLIEMTLTLAPFAIGGAAGVIGAQAGAEGATSVSIGIGTCAALQLIAILITQKRQDLIIAHGLVPPLLIVTVVMGSIYGGITGITEAAAMGVGVTLLIIAIRGEFQFDLFAGAMEGTFRSTGAIMWVVFGATVLAGAFSLSGGNRYIASLLADMNLSPSSTILIMLLIFFILGMFMDWIGIILLTMPIFMPIVRSYGFDPVWFGVLFSMSMQVAFLSPPFGSAAFFLKSVAPPEIDLPTIYRSFGPFILLQIAVLMLVFFVPDIALFLVR
- a CDS encoding fumarylacetoacetate hydrolase family protein, whose product is MKFVRFGDRGHEKPGLIDDDGNCRDLSGVIDDLAGDVLTRLRDLPITMDDLPIVEGHPRLGACVGAVGKFICIGLNYSDHAAEAGATVPPEPIIFMKASSAVCGPNDPIIIPRGSEKTDWEVELGIVIGKPAKYVSEQDALNHVAGYCVINDVYERDFQTARSGQWTKGKSCDNFGQTGPWLVTPDEVDDPQNLPMWLTVNGERMQNGSSATMIYGIAHLISYLSNFFTLHPGDIISTGTPPGVGLGQKPPRFLQPGDVVELGIEGLGTQRQDVIAD
- the lptF gene encoding LPS export ABC transporter permease LptF; this encodes MPRFDRYVLSQLMVLFGFFALVLVSVYWVNRAVSLFDELIADGQSAGVFLEFTALSLPNVIRLVLPIAAFIAAVYVTNRLTSESELVVVQSSGFSPFRLARPVAMFGLLVALLMAVLVHVLVPISRTQLADREGEIANDITARFLTEGQFLHPADGITFYIREISAQGELLDVFLSDARTAGQRTTYMAKRALLLRRDDGPKLIMFDGSAQTFTEATQRLFVTRFSDSAYDIGDLITGNGRSRRDVREYSTPMLFSPTQAALDATRRDASIFHYEGHLRMVQPLQALVTALIGFSALMLGQFSRFGVWRQIVLAVVLLIVVQMLETAAAGVARNDPAAWPLVYLPTVMGGGMSVVMLWLAGRPALFRRRRKSPAGGQPA
- a CDS encoding LPS-assembly protein LptD, with translation MRALLSPAHAALLAATTLGAGLILPVTAPAQMLVPAEGRAAENDTAMLIADRVEIAGDNRLIASGAVEVLVDGIRLKAQTITYDASADQLTIDGPIYMVTDDGTILVASQAELSDDLQNGILRSARMVLAQQLQLAATEINRVGGRYTQLYKAVASSCTVCASNPVPLWQIRAERIIHDEDAQQLYFHNARFEIAGVPVFYLPRLRLPDPSLERATGLLTPEFRSTDQLGFGIKLPYFITLGDHRDLTVTPYLSSNFTRTVELRYRQAFRNGDIELNGAITQDDILDDETRAYLFAEGAFDLPRDFELTFDIETVTDNGYLLDYDYSSKDRLDSAIELQRVKRDELITAEFVNYYSLRSTENNRTQPTLVFDSTWERRFHDTPLGGVVTASLEGHGHYRSSEVDDEGRDIGRIAATFDWQRDWVTPNGLLIEAETALVLDHTGISQDDDFDSTVTRAIPAAAVELRWPLLKSTSGGASHLLEPVVQLVYSPDTDDVPNDESTEPELDEGNLFSLSRFPGGDQYESGLRANVGLGWTRHDPAGWSMGVTVGRILRAEDLGEFDGYEPLEGQSSDWLAAMELDLPGNVGLTNRALFDDGFGFSKNELRLDYANDALQLGTSYIWMAESEAEGIDEDVSELTVDSTWALSRSWQSEVDIRYDFETDRAAKAALGLTYAGDCVSVDLSLSRRFTSSTSVEPTTSFDLSVQLAGFGSGNSGNAARRRNCAG